The genomic segment GTTTCTCAATCGGAATATTTTGTTTTTTAAAACATTTAAAATTTTCTACATAGATATTCTTAAGCATTTTTTTCCTATACTATCTTTTGTTTAGTCCCTTTGCCTGCTCTGTTAATTTTGAAATCAGTAAGTCTTTGTTAAGTTTTTCTAAAGAAAACGGTTCGAGTGCTACTACTAATTCAAAATAAAGATCGCTTTGAACATCTTCTTTTTTCCACCAATCAGTGAGTTTTTTAACACTTTCCACTTTCGAATAGAATTGCTTTGATATTGCTAAAATATCTTCTTTGTTAATAAAATATCCAATCGCCAAAAAATGTTCCTCGACAATATCCATATAGATAATTTCATCAATAGACAAGCTAGCATCACTACTTAGCACCTTATTAGCTAGCCTGTGTCGCGCCTTCGCTTCAATAGTATTGTTAGTCGAAAATGAAATAGACGATATGAACTTGTCGTAATCCATTAGTCTACAGATTCTTTTCTTGACCAAGTCTTTTGGCAACTCACTTAAAGTGTTTTGGTTTAAGGCTATTTGAGAGGCTAGGGCATCAAACAGAGAGATATTAAGAACTGAGCGAGAATTTTCCTTGTCGCCTTTTACAAGCGACTTTCTAAATGAATGTTTGCCAAAAAGAGTATAACTCATCGTCATTGCACTGCTGAAATCATCCGCCATTTTTATTAGCTCTTGATCTTCCATTTTATTCATTTCACTAAGTGCGTCCGCAAGAAATTCCTCCATATCCCCTTTGTACGTTTGATACCCTAATATATAAAACGCGCAAAACCTATTTATGACCTCTCTATCTCTCATTGACTTAGTGCGTAAAGACTTCCCTGTGGCATCTAAAAAGCTTGTCATCTCTGAGGCATCTTTTAACCATTTGGTTGACTTCCCCGAGTAAAGACAATTCCTCATTTGTTGTCGCGTTAATGGCTCACCG from the Paraglaciecola mesophila genome contains:
- a CDS encoding DUF262 domain-containing protein, with translation METNDNVEKEEKEKIEGLDETPSESWGDYPLDTVFVRKEPRTVGDIVNRIDKGRYKLDPDFQRDFVWNPTKQSRLIESSLMRIPLPVLYVAEDTDGKIIVVDGLQRLTTFHRYLNNKFALKDVGSSDPDSIISGKKFEELPIHLQERIEDTQLTLYILDPKAPERARLDIFERVNSGEPLTRQQMRNCLYSGKSTKWLKDASEMTSFLDATGKSLRTKSMRDREVINRFCAFYILGYQTYKGDMEEFLADALSEMNKMEDQELIKMADDFSSAMTMSYTLFGKHSFRKSLVKGDKENSRSVLNISLFDALASQIALNQNTLSELPKDLVKKRICRLMDYDKFISSISFSTNNTIEAKARHRLANKVLSSDASLSIDEIIYMDIVEEHFLAIGYFINKEDILAISKQFYSKVESVKKLTDWWKKEDVQSDLYFELVVALEPFSLEKLNKDLLISKLTEQAKGLNKR